Proteins from one Flammeovirgaceae bacterium genomic window:
- a CDS encoding peroxiredoxin: MTLVGKKFPSIAVNAINDLGDTFKLNVLNEAIENKKKVLLFWYPKDFTFVCPTELHAFQEALGEFEKRNTIVIGASCDTAEVHFAWLNTPKDNGGIEGVTYSLLADSNRNLANALGILDITGVEYDEQQDLELLQGDNVTYRATYLIDEEGNVFHEGVNHMPLGRNVKEYLRLIDAYAHVQKNGEVCPANWEEGKTAMTADRKGVATYLSMN, translated from the coding sequence ATGACATTAGTAGGCAAAAAGTTTCCAAGCATAGCGGTAAACGCTATCAATGACCTGGGTGACACCTTTAAGTTAAACGTGCTCAACGAAGCCATCGAAAACAAGAAGAAGGTGCTCCTTTTCTGGTACCCAAAAGATTTTACGTTTGTATGCCCCACAGAGCTCCACGCCTTTCAGGAAGCCCTCGGGGAATTTGAAAAAAGGAATACCATTGTGATCGGTGCCTCTTGCGACACCGCGGAGGTGCATTTTGCCTGGCTGAACACCCCCAAGGACAATGGAGGGATAGAAGGCGTTACCTACAGCTTGCTGGCAGACAGCAACCGGAACCTCGCCAATGCACTGGGCATCCTCGACATTACCGGTGTGGAGTACGATGAGCAACAAGACCTGGAACTGCTTCAAGGGGACAACGTTACCTATCGTGCCACCTACCTGATTGACGAAGAAGGGAACGTCTTCCACGAAGGCGTCAACCACATGCCGCTGGGCCGTAACGTGAAGGAATACTTGCGCCTGATCGATGCCTATGCGCACGTTCAAAAAAATGGGGAAGTATGCCCTGCCAACTGGGAAGAAGGGAAAACAGCAATGACCGCAGACAGAAAAGGAGTAGCCACCTATTTAAGCATGAACTAA
- a CDS encoding LPP20 family lipoprotein: MKPGLHPMGIRGFAAILLFTGIFACRQASNVQVTAPRPSWPDGEVEVVVPCSGPGFFTDGEAFRANAVGESIDLSVSKRKAMSNARAQLAASIQTTVRTVTENYVNATEQDNREEIEERFESLTREVVAQELRGIRKICERYFRTPESKYKTYVAIELPAQELANAYQNRLQQMEGKTVGFDYEKFKQSFEAEMLKMKAGAGRG, encoded by the coding sequence ATGAAACCTGGTTTACACCCAATGGGCATCAGGGGCTTTGCGGCCATACTCCTTTTTACGGGGATCTTTGCCTGCCGCCAGGCCAGCAATGTACAGGTCACGGCCCCCCGGCCATCATGGCCAGATGGGGAGGTGGAGGTGGTTGTTCCATGTTCCGGGCCTGGTTTTTTTACGGATGGCGAAGCCTTTAGGGCCAATGCAGTGGGCGAAAGCATTGATTTATCCGTTTCAAAACGAAAGGCCATGTCGAACGCACGGGCCCAGTTGGCGGCCAGCATCCAAACCACCGTAAGGACCGTAACGGAAAATTATGTAAATGCCACTGAACAGGACAACCGTGAAGAAATTGAAGAAAGGTTTGAAAGTTTGACCCGCGAGGTGGTTGCACAGGAATTGAGGGGCATAAGAAAAATTTGCGAGCGCTATTTTCGTACCCCGGAAAGCAAATACAAGACTTATGTTGCCATAGAACTCCCTGCCCAGGAGTTGGCCAACGCCTATCAGAATAGGTTGCAACAAATGGAAGGAAAAACCGTGGGCTTCGATTATGAAAAATTCAAGCAATCTTTTGAAGCGGAAATGCTGAAAATGAAGGCGGGGGCGGGCCGGGGATAA
- a CDS encoding L-histidine N(alpha)-methyltransferase yields MAATETHNTEVLNVIEKGLAGRPKRLPSWLFYDEVGDKIFQDIMRMPEYYLTNSEFDIFDKQKDRILRHITDRDGPFKLVELGAGDGTKTEVLLNSFVHRQVDFTYVPVDVSEAVLSQLVGRLGKSLPGLKVQPKCQFYSEALEGLKRDAHRKLILFLGANIGNFGKEDAMAFTKRLAINMKGQDRLLIGFDLKKDPRLILSAYDDPQGITRRFNLNLLERINREFDGEFDVEQFSHYPYYDPETGVAKSFLVSRQGQEVWIGAIGKSIHFEEWEAIHTEVSQKYDLKMVHSLASRSGLEIVDVIYDKQKYFADVVFKVME; encoded by the coding sequence ATGGCCGCAACCGAAACCCATAACACGGAGGTGTTGAACGTAATCGAAAAGGGCTTGGCCGGTAGGCCCAAGCGTTTGCCTAGCTGGCTCTTCTACGATGAAGTGGGCGATAAAATATTCCAGGACATCATGCGCATGCCTGAATATTACCTTACGAATTCCGAATTTGACATCTTCGACAAACAGAAAGACAGGATACTGCGGCATATTACCGATAGGGACGGCCCTTTTAAGTTGGTGGAGTTGGGGGCAGGGGACGGCACGAAAACAGAGGTGTTGTTGAATTCCTTTGTCCACCGGCAGGTTGACTTTACTTATGTGCCGGTAGATGTGTCCGAGGCCGTGTTGTCACAGTTGGTGGGCAGGTTGGGCAAGTCTTTGCCTGGATTGAAGGTTCAGCCCAAATGTCAATTTTATAGTGAGGCCCTGGAAGGCCTGAAGAGGGACGCCCATAGGAAACTGATTTTGTTCCTGGGGGCCAATATTGGGAATTTTGGCAAAGAAGATGCCATGGCATTCACCAAGAGGCTTGCCATCAATATGAAGGGTCAGGACAGACTGCTTATCGGCTTTGACCTGAAGAAAGACCCCCGCCTTATCCTTTCCGCTTATGACGACCCCCAGGGGATCACCCGCAGGTTCAACCTGAACCTGTTGGAGAGGATCAACCGGGAATTTGACGGGGAATTTGACGTGGAACAATTTTCCCATTATCCTTATTACGATCCTGAAACGGGGGTGGCAAAAAGCTTCCTGGTGAGCAGGCAAGGGCAAGAGGTGTGGATCGGGGCGATTGGAAAATCCATACATTTCGAAGAATGGGAGGCCATCCACACGGAGGTGTCCCAGAAATACGATTTAAAGATGGTCCATTCGTTGGCCTCGCGGTCGGGCCTGGAGATAGTGGACGTCATTTACGACAAGCAAAAGTATTTTGCGGACGTGGTGTTCAAGGTTATGGAATAG
- a CDS encoding response regulator, translating into MSKVIIIDDEPLARSIVKEYLMAYPDMEVVQECGDGFEGVKAISSLRPDLIFLDIQMPKINGFEMLELLDEPPGVIFTTAFDEYAMQAFEAHAVDYLLKPFSQDRFNKAVDKWKGQHPKGTSIKPLMEDHVKQPEEGNRVVVKSGSAIKILPLQEIFYIEAYDDYVKIHTRDGFYLKKKTMNFFEKAFSPKQFVRVHRSYIISLGQLTKIEVKEKDSHVAKMKDGVVIPMSKSGYAKLKEVLGL; encoded by the coding sequence ATGAGCAAAGTTATAATCATAGATGACGAGCCACTGGCCAGAAGTATTGTGAAGGAATACCTGATGGCCTACCCGGACATGGAGGTGGTGCAGGAATGCGGGGATGGGTTTGAAGGGGTAAAAGCAATTTCCAGCCTTCGCCCGGACCTCATTTTCCTTGATATACAAATGCCCAAGATCAACGGTTTTGAAATGCTGGAGCTGCTTGACGAACCGCCAGGGGTTATCTTCACTACCGCCTTTGACGAATATGCCATGCAGGCTTTTGAAGCACATGCGGTCGACTATCTGCTGAAGCCCTTTAGCCAGGACCGGTTCAACAAAGCCGTTGACAAATGGAAAGGCCAACATCCGAAAGGTACCTCTATCAAGCCCTTGATGGAAGACCATGTAAAGCAACCGGAAGAGGGCAACAGGGTAGTGGTAAAGTCGGGGAGCGCCATTAAGATCTTGCCGCTCCAAGAAATTTTTTACATCGAAGCGTATGACGATTATGTGAAGATCCATACCCGGGACGGCTTTTATTTAAAGAAAAAAACAATGAATTTTTTTGAGAAGGCCTTCAGCCCCAAACAATTCGTTCGGGTGCACCGTTCTTATATCATTTCCCTGGGCCAGCTCACAAAAATAGAGGTAAAGGAAAAAGACAGCCACGTGGCCAAGATGAAGGACGGGGTGGTGATACCGATGAGCAAATCGGGGTATGCCAAATTAAAGGAAGTGCTGGGGTTGTGA
- a CDS encoding long-chain fatty acid--CoA ligase, which yields MAGTKGMRHMDKAPKKEFIDFTRLFDIIPYQQKKYPNPKALNFFHNDKWNPISIEALQDRVNALSCWFLENGYKKGDKVVLVPHIGRPEWAIADFACQQLGVVVVPIHPGLREEEARSIFIETGAKLCLATAPDLERFTGFIHPLKTQPAMCSIDQGTPSYFFPLSNAVGNPTSLEKLNAIKATIGEGDMATIMYTSGSSGEQKGVMLSHRNLVSNIKAALAFFPLQPGDRVLSFLPFSHIFERNTHYGYIAFGASVYYSQSREGFSEDFRSVKPVFCTAVPRVLEKMHGYLQQQLLAKNYVKRKALQWAMNVGKRYKERERVGFVYGVQLFMARVLVLYRWRRRLGGKLRHLVVGAAALRPEIGRLLSASGIQVVEGYGLTETSPMVSINRFEPGLNRFGTVGLAIPGVEVKIDAKEGDEGEILVKGPNVMMGYFQRPEDTKVAFTADGWFKTGDIGRMTDKRFLQITDRKKDIFKTSTGKYIAPRPLQNHLAQSPFIQRSLILGFQRPFVVALILPHFEILKTWCKNEGIHWTSPAFMVHNIKVVGKYQSELDKLNDGLPPFSKVRGFVLCPQEWSVGNGELTHTLKPIRTALEKNYKDEIDKLYARLSIP from the coding sequence ATGGCGGGAACCAAAGGGATGCGGCACATGGACAAGGCCCCAAAAAAAGAATTCATAGATTTCACAAGGCTTTTTGACATTATCCCCTATCAGCAAAAAAAGTACCCTAACCCAAAAGCACTCAATTTTTTTCATAACGATAAATGGAACCCTATATCCATTGAAGCGTTGCAGGACAGGGTAAATGCGCTCTCATGTTGGTTTTTGGAGAACGGTTATAAAAAAGGCGACAAGGTAGTCCTCGTTCCGCACATCGGCCGTCCGGAATGGGCCATAGCGGATTTCGCCTGTCAGCAGTTGGGGGTGGTGGTAGTGCCCATACATCCCGGCCTTCGGGAAGAGGAGGCCCGGTCCATCTTCATTGAAACCGGGGCGAAGCTGTGCCTTGCCACTGCACCTGACCTGGAGCGGTTTACCGGTTTTATCCACCCCCTGAAAACCCAGCCAGCCATGTGTTCCATCGACCAGGGAACGCCATCGTATTTTTTTCCCTTGTCAAATGCCGTGGGCAACCCTACATCGTTGGAAAAACTAAATGCGATAAAGGCAACCATTGGCGAGGGCGATATGGCCACCATCATGTACACATCAGGGAGCTCCGGGGAACAAAAAGGCGTAATGTTGTCCCACCGTAACCTGGTGAGCAACATAAAGGCCGCCCTTGCCTTTTTTCCACTGCAACCGGGCGACCGGGTGTTGAGCTTTCTCCCCTTTAGCCACATCTTTGAGCGCAACACCCATTACGGGTATATCGCCTTTGGGGCTTCCGTGTACTACAGCCAAAGCCGTGAAGGTTTTTCGGAAGATTTTAGGTCGGTGAAGCCTGTCTTCTGTACTGCCGTGCCCAGGGTATTGGAAAAAATGCATGGTTACCTGCAGCAACAGCTCCTCGCAAAAAATTATGTGAAGCGCAAAGCATTGCAATGGGCCATGAATGTAGGAAAAAGGTACAAGGAAAGGGAACGGGTCGGTTTTGTATATGGTGTGCAATTGTTCATGGCCAGGGTACTGGTATTGTACCGTTGGCGAAGGCGGCTGGGCGGCAAGCTCAGGCACTTGGTAGTGGGGGCGGCTGCCTTACGCCCCGAAATTGGACGGCTATTGTCAGCATCAGGTATACAGGTGGTAGAGGGCTATGGATTGACCGAAACCTCCCCCATGGTAAGCATTAACCGCTTTGAGCCTGGCCTCAACCGCTTTGGGACGGTAGGCCTGGCCATTCCTGGCGTTGAAGTAAAGATTGATGCAAAAGAAGGGGATGAAGGCGAGATATTGGTAAAAGGCCCCAACGTGATGATGGGCTATTTTCAAAGGCCGGAGGACACCAAAGTGGCGTTCACAGCGGACGGATGGTTCAAGACCGGTGACATTGGAAGAATGACAGACAAGCGGTTCCTGCAAATCACTGACCGTAAAAAAGACATTTTCAAAACTTCCACGGGAAAATACATTGCCCCCAGGCCCCTGCAAAACCACCTGGCCCAATCGCCCTTCATCCAACGTTCCCTCATCCTTGGTTTTCAGCGGCCGTTTGTTGTTGCGCTTATTTTGCCCCACTTCGAAATCCTCAAAACATGGTGCAAGAATGAAGGGATCCATTGGACTTCACCTGCCTTTATGGTGCACAACATCAAGGTAGTAGGAAAATACCAATCAGAACTAGACAAACTCAACGATGGGCTGCCCCCCTTCAGCAAAGTCAGGGGCTTTGTATTGTGCCCACAGGAATGGTCGGTGGGAAATGGGGAGCTTACCCACACTTTGAAACCCATAAGGACCGCCCTGGAAAAAAATTACAAAGACGAAATAGATAAATTGTATGCCCGCCTTTCTATTCCATAA
- the dinB gene encoding DNA polymerase IV, whose translation MDAFYASIEQRDNPFYKGKPLVVGGSPDGRGVVAAASYEARKFGIRSAMPSRQAVQLCKTLIFIRPRFDVYKAVSKSIRGIFHRYTDMVEPLSLDEAYLDVTEDKLRIGSAIEIAQRIKKEIKEELQLTASAGISINKFVAKMASDMNKPDGITFIGPSKVESFMESLPVEKFFGVGKVTAAKMKALGLGTGADIKRLSESELTKHFGKTGRFFYKIVRGVDDRPVQPHRRAKSISAEDTFPQDLATLKEMERELEKIGELVHERLAKNHLQGRTITLKIKYHDFRQITRSKSFPYLVADRDTIADTAKGLLAAAYDETQKVRLLGISLSNFSAPGQASHRDEEGNQLGLF comes from the coding sequence ATGGACGCATTTTACGCTTCCATTGAACAACGGGACAACCCATTTTACAAGGGAAAACCTTTGGTGGTGGGAGGGTCGCCCGATGGACGTGGCGTGGTGGCCGCGGCCAGCTATGAAGCCAGGAAATTTGGAATACGTTCTGCCATGCCCTCCCGGCAGGCTGTCCAATTATGCAAAACCTTGATTTTCATCAGGCCGCGATTTGACGTGTACAAAGCCGTTTCGAAAAGCATAAGGGGGATTTTTCACCGCTATACGGATATGGTGGAACCGCTTTCCCTTGACGAGGCCTATCTTGATGTGACCGAGGACAAACTGCGAATAGGATCGGCTATCGAAATTGCCCAACGCATCAAAAAAGAAATCAAAGAAGAACTGCAGCTTACCGCTTCGGCAGGGATCTCCATCAACAAATTTGTGGCCAAAATGGCTTCCGACATGAACAAACCTGACGGGATCACTTTTATAGGCCCTTCCAAGGTCGAGTCCTTTATGGAAAGCCTTCCTGTCGAAAAATTTTTTGGTGTGGGGAAGGTCACTGCCGCCAAAATGAAAGCCCTGGGCCTGGGCACTGGCGCGGATATAAAAAGATTATCCGAATCGGAATTGACAAAACATTTTGGGAAAACAGGCAGGTTTTTCTATAAAATTGTAAGGGGCGTGGACGACCGGCCCGTACAGCCGCACCGCAGGGCAAAATCAATAAGTGCCGAGGATACTTTTCCCCAGGACCTGGCCACCCTTAAGGAAATGGAGCGCGAGTTGGAAAAAATCGGGGAATTGGTGCATGAAAGGTTGGCAAAAAACCATTTACAAGGCCGGACCATTACACTCAAAATCAAATATCACGACTTCAGGCAGATCACACGAAGCAAATCCTTCCCCTACCTCGTGGCCGATAGGGACACCATTGCCGATACTGCCAAAGGACTCCTGGCGGCTGCCTACGATGAAACGCAAAAGGTAAGGCTTCTTGGTATCTCCTTGTCCAATTTCAGCGCGCCCGGGCAGGCAAGCCACCGCGATGAAGAAGGCAACCAACTCGGGCTCTTTTGA
- a CDS encoding ergothioneine biosynthesis protein EgtB, whose product MNHVGQLHKAPPPAGEKAKPLLDKFVEVRAHTLHIVGPLKTEDFVVQPVVDVSPAKWHMAHTTWFFEEFFLARYKEGYKRFHPRYAFLFNSYYETVGERVLRPDRGNMSRPTVDEIRDYRHHVDHHMQELIPSLDREALQLLELGLNHEQQHQELMLTDIKYVLGHNPLFPPYDPHFTETPDRDFEKGFALMDEGVYEIGFSGEGFHFDNERERHKVHVNRFEISKALATNGEYLEFVESGGYRDHRFWHSDGRAWVMENNIGAPLYWHQIDGKWYRYAMSGLQELDASEPVAHVCFYEASAFAEWAGMRLPTEFEWEVASGHFRWGQRWEHTHSAYLPYPGFHKPEGAIGEYNGKFMVNQMVLRGSSVATPPGHERKTYRNFFHPHLQWQFSGIRLCKK is encoded by the coding sequence ATGAACCACGTTGGCCAATTGCACAAGGCACCGCCCCCTGCTGGCGAAAAGGCAAAGCCGTTGCTGGATAAATTTGTTGAGGTAAGGGCCCATACGCTTCATATCGTGGGGCCGCTTAAAACGGAAGACTTTGTGGTGCAGCCGGTGGTGGACGTAAGCCCGGCAAAGTGGCACATGGCGCACACTACCTGGTTTTTTGAAGAGTTTTTCCTGGCCAGGTACAAGGAAGGATATAAGCGCTTCCATCCCCGGTATGCCTTTCTTTTCAACAGTTACTACGAAACAGTGGGCGAGCGGGTGTTGCGGCCAGACAGGGGCAACATGTCCCGCCCTACGGTTGACGAAATCAGGGACTACCGCCACCATGTGGACCACCACATGCAGGAACTGATCCCCAGCCTTGACAGGGAGGCCCTTCAGTTGTTGGAGCTGGGGTTAAACCACGAACAGCAGCACCAGGAACTGATGCTCACGGACATAAAATATGTGCTTGGCCACAATCCGTTGTTCCCTCCCTACGATCCTCATTTTACCGAAACCCCAGACCGGGATTTTGAAAAAGGTTTTGCCCTGATGGATGAAGGCGTGTACGAAATAGGCTTTTCAGGGGAAGGGTTTCATTTTGACAATGAGCGCGAAAGGCACAAGGTGCACGTAAACCGCTTTGAGATCAGCAAGGCATTGGCCACCAATGGCGAGTACCTGGAATTTGTGGAGTCGGGGGGCTACCGCGACCATAGGTTCTGGCACAGTGACGGCAGGGCATGGGTGATGGAAAACAATATTGGCGCCCCGCTGTACTGGCATCAAATAGACGGAAAATGGTACCGCTACGCGATGTCGGGCCTGCAGGAATTGGACGCAAGCGAACCCGTGGCCCATGTTTGCTTTTATGAAGCTTCGGCTTTTGCCGAATGGGCAGGGATGCGGTTGCCCACCGAATTTGAGTGGGAGGTGGCCAGCGGCCATTTCCGGTGGGGGCAAAGATGGGAACATACCCATAGCGCCTACCTGCCTTATCCAGGTTTCCACAAGCCGGAGGGTGCCATCGGGGAGTACAATGGCAAGTTTATGGTCAACCAAATGGTTTTGCGCGGCAGTTCCGTGGCCACCCCCCCTGGGCATGAACGGAAAACATACAGGAATTTCTTCCACCCGCACCTGCAATGGCAATTTTCCGGGATAAGGCTTTGTAAAAAATAG
- a CDS encoding histidine kinase: protein MKGQARKLALIEASWWFTWVWVQAFVVNFAGFTWKVSLTDAVVSNFILGWEGYSIVLMLKFYQPDKSKLYYLLLWSVALSGIYVLAVGFALGIVFEKNAPYLVFLDNTILLRFGFSFLMLAFIAVLGWIWFYLQAQQKDEERKADVDKLSREAELYSLRQQLQPHFLFNSLNSINALIAVEPARARTMVQQLSDFFRGTLGRQESHKVTLDEELEQLRLYLEIEKVRFGHRLKTEVFMDEKAIGTMVPSLLLQPVVENAIKFGLYDVTGEVLISIQAGREGNDLRVCIENPYDPETPSAGKGVGFGLTSIERRLYLLYGRNDLLTIEKKNGKFCACLLIPQTT from the coding sequence ATGAAAGGACAGGCCCGCAAGCTCGCATTGATAGAGGCCTCCTGGTGGTTTACCTGGGTGTGGGTGCAGGCGTTTGTGGTGAATTTTGCAGGGTTTACCTGGAAAGTCAGCCTCACGGACGCAGTGGTTTCCAATTTTATATTGGGGTGGGAGGGGTATTCCATTGTGCTCATGCTGAAGTTTTACCAGCCGGACAAGTCCAAACTATACTACCTGTTGTTGTGGAGCGTTGCCCTCTCCGGCATATATGTGCTGGCGGTGGGATTTGCCTTGGGCATTGTGTTTGAAAAAAATGCCCCATATCTCGTGTTCCTCGACAACACCATCTTGTTGCGTTTTGGTTTTTCGTTCCTTATGCTTGCCTTTATTGCCGTGCTCGGATGGATATGGTTTTACCTACAGGCCCAACAAAAAGACGAGGAACGGAAAGCTGATGTGGACAAGCTTTCACGGGAAGCAGAGTTGTATAGCCTGCGCCAGCAGTTGCAGCCCCATTTTTTGTTTAATAGTTTAAACTCCATAAACGCACTGATTGCCGTGGAGCCGGCCAGGGCACGCACGATGGTGCAGCAGCTCTCGGATTTTTTCAGGGGAACGCTGGGAAGGCAAGAGTCGCATAAGGTAACACTTGACGAAGAGTTGGAGCAATTGAGGCTATATTTGGAAATTGAAAAAGTGCGGTTTGGCCACCGGCTTAAGACAGAAGTGTTTATGGACGAAAAGGCCATCGGTACCATGGTCCCCTCGCTTTTGCTGCAGCCTGTGGTGGAAAACGCCATTAAGTTTGGGCTGTATGACGTAACGGGCGAGGTGCTGATAAGCATACAGGCCGGGCGGGAAGGGAATGACTTGCGGGTTTGCATAGAAAACCCTTACGACCCCGAAACCCCTTCTGCAGGCAAAGGCGTTGGTTTTGGGTTAACCTCCATCGAGAGGAGGTTATATTTGTTGTATGGGAGAAATGACCTGCTTACCATTGAAAAAAAGAACGGTAAATTTTGTGCCTGCCTGCTGATACCACAAACCACATGA
- a CDS encoding alpha/beta fold hydrolase, whose translation MIDILIWAVIAYIAICVLFYFFQDLAFFRPERLAQTFTYKYPFPFEELDFDMEDGGRINAIHFKVPNTRGIVYYLKGNSKSIKGWGKFAKDFLGNGYDFFMIDYRGFGKSSGKRSQQKVFSDAQYIYKWITQAYPEQQVVLYGRSLGSGVAARLASWNNPRMLILDSPYFSFYYNTRRYLFFTPLKWLLKYDMRTDQYLKGAHCPVHIIHGTHDKLITFSQSEKLAKLYPDKITLHPIANGRHNNLPEFPEFFEVLYDILYVRPKPTPGK comes from the coding sequence ATGATCGATATACTTATTTGGGCCGTCATTGCATACATTGCCATTTGTGTATTGTTTTATTTTTTTCAGGACCTCGCCTTCTTCCGCCCTGAGCGGCTGGCACAAACCTTTACCTATAAATACCCTTTCCCCTTTGAGGAGCTGGATTTTGACATGGAAGACGGTGGACGGATCAATGCCATCCATTTTAAGGTGCCCAATACACGCGGTATTGTCTACTACCTGAAGGGGAACTCAAAAAGCATTAAAGGGTGGGGAAAGTTTGCCAAAGACTTCCTGGGGAACGGGTACGATTTTTTTATGATCGATTACCGTGGGTTTGGAAAAAGCAGCGGCAAAAGAAGCCAGCAAAAAGTATTCAGTGACGCCCAATACATTTATAAATGGATCACCCAGGCCTATCCCGAGCAGCAGGTGGTTTTGTACGGCCGGTCCCTGGGCAGCGGGGTGGCCGCCAGGTTGGCCTCGTGGAACAACCCCAGGATGTTGATACTGGACTCCCCTTACTTTAGTTTTTATTACAACACCAGGCGGTACTTATTCTTTACGCCTTTAAAATGGCTGCTCAAATATGATATGCGCACAGACCAATACTTAAAAGGGGCCCATTGCCCGGTGCACATCATCCATGGCACCCACGACAAGCTTATTACCTTTTCACAAAGTGAAAAACTGGCAAAACTTTATCCTGACAAAATCACCCTCCATCCGATTGCCAACGGAAGGCACAACAACCTGCCGGAGTTCCCGGAATTCTTTGAAGTGCTGTACGACATACTGTACGTGCGGCCCAAACCCACGCCCGGTAAGTGA
- a CDS encoding thioredoxin family protein — protein sequence MVKELTEDNLQELISGPGRVLVQYTAGWCGNCRIMKPKFKKLAMETPGTTFIIADAEKFPVSRKLANVDNLPTFAAFNKGELLKQVQTNKFEVLKDFVNETAVN from the coding sequence ATGGTAAAGGAACTAACGGAAGACAACTTGCAGGAATTGATTTCAGGCCCTGGGCGCGTTTTGGTGCAGTACACTGCCGGCTGGTGCGGCAACTGCAGGATCATGAAGCCAAAATTCAAAAAGCTGGCCATGGAAACGCCTGGGACAACCTTCATTATCGCGGATGCAGAAAAATTCCCTGTTTCGCGCAAGCTGGCCAACGTGGACAACCTGCCTACATTTGCCGCTTTCAACAAAGGGGAGCTGCTAAAGCAGGTGCAAACCAACAAATTCGAGGTGCTTAAAGATTTTGTGAATGAGACTGCCGTTAATTAA
- a CDS encoding alpha/beta fold hydrolase: MAKIFGWRWFWKATLFLLLLFVLANALFYIFSDQVIFQSTKLDKGYQFDFKQPYKEYFITTPDSTSINAIRFSPPKTSKGLVFYLHGNADDLSRWGNYAVDFTRLGYDVVMFDYRGYGKSTHTPDHDHLAQDALFLYKWFTARFAFPKVIVYGRSLGAALASELASQTSPDLLILETPFAEFEDVVYWPLHPTLYWLPHDEGFSNVAFLPKVKCRKIIFHGTDDWVVPLSSAQKLAPLLDHPEDFVFIEGGGHKNLREFELYHTKLAEILN; this comes from the coding sequence ATGGCAAAGATCTTTGGCTGGCGATGGTTTTGGAAAGCCACATTGTTCCTGCTCCTCCTTTTTGTCCTCGCCAATGCCTTATTCTATATTTTTAGCGACCAGGTCATTTTTCAATCGACAAAACTTGACAAAGGTTACCAATTCGATTTCAAGCAACCTTACAAAGAGTATTTCATCACCACACCCGACAGCACCTCCATCAATGCCATTCGCTTTTCCCCTCCCAAAACCTCCAAAGGGCTGGTCTTTTACCTGCATGGAAACGCAGACGACCTTAGCCGATGGGGCAATTATGCCGTTGACTTTACCAGGTTAGGCTATGACGTGGTAATGTTCGACTATAGGGGGTATGGAAAAAGCACCCACACCCCTGACCATGACCACCTGGCACAGGATGCCCTGTTCCTCTACAAGTGGTTCACTGCCCGCTTTGCATTCCCAAAGGTTATTGTTTATGGCCGCTCGCTAGGCGCTGCGCTGGCCTCGGAGCTGGCCTCCCAAACATCCCCCGACCTCCTGATATTGGAAACGCCTTTTGCCGAATTTGAAGATGTGGTTTACTGGCCCCTGCACCCCACCCTGTACTGGCTTCCGCACGATGAGGGCTTCTCCAATGTGGCTTTCCTGCCCAAAGTAAAATGCAGGAAAATAATTTTTCATGGCACGGACGACTGGGTAGTCCCGCTTTCCTCTGCCCAAAAGCTGGCCCCCCTGCTTGACCATCCCGAGGACTTTGTGTTCATAGAGGGTGGTGGCCATAAAAACCTTCGGGAATTTGAGCTGTACCATACCAAGTTGGCGGAAATACTAAATTGA
- a CDS encoding DUF4288 domain-containing protein gives MDWYIARVVFNIVSGEGGHTPQFDEQYRLLKARSLEEAYQKAGRTGTLEEEVFLNDKNEMVRWDFVGVSELYPVNELRDGMELFSSVHEAEDRAAYIETINMKAAYIQSRFEAVSENA, from the coding sequence ATGGATTGGTATATAGCAAGGGTCGTGTTCAATATAGTGAGTGGGGAAGGTGGCCATACCCCTCAGTTTGATGAGCAATACAGGCTGCTCAAGGCCAGGTCGTTGGAAGAAGCCTATCAAAAGGCAGGCCGCACCGGCACCCTTGAGGAGGAGGTTTTCCTCAACGACAAAAACGAGATGGTCCGGTGGGATTTTGTTGGTGTGTCTGAATTGTACCCGGTCAACGAATTGCGGGACGGCATGGAGTTGTTCTCCAGCGTCCATGAGGCGGAAGACCGTGCCGCTTATATCGAAACCATTAACATGAAGGCCGCCTATATACAAAGCAGGTTTGAGGCCGTGAGTGAAAACGCATGA